From a single Emcibacter nanhaiensis genomic region:
- a CDS encoding asparagine synthase-related protein produces MTRSSNVTTISSTIPDLLTATERPYSINCLVIGRYLRYGLERSQTGLSEIGKVLPGQFLKFSPFGVTISYPWTPLDYCNRGEDIDPSRASVTLRQLLCSTTQALAAPHKKILLKIGGLDSSLLLSCLSHTRSADDLSAITIYQDCPMGDERRFVREATGKVSIPLLEYPETASRLDEDQLSAAPLTALPLYYAQHGQFEKRLTEIIEEENFDAIFTGHAGDEILYAAATSYGAMDYLYNRLFPIKLFSFMMEAARMQNRSVWSLFPEILRSRFNKQPWSFYAQHGHGKSRLLDPDLQDQIRPGKDTHPWLTREASIPPGKYYHLFPLTKGLYALEFMGHAEDPPPVIMPYLSQPFVEYCLSLPSWRLTSDGMDRGLARLAFKNFVPDNILKRRSKFSSAYYLRTLVELNFDFIRDTLMDGLLVQNRIIHRQSLEQLLSKEQDTDTRDQAWLINFLNTEIWARKWENMGRFR; encoded by the coding sequence ATGACCCGAAGCTCCAACGTCACAACCATTTCCTCCACAATCCCGGACCTCCTTACGGCGACCGAAAGACCTTATTCCATAAACTGCCTGGTGATAGGGAGATACCTGAGATACGGCCTTGAGCGTTCCCAAACAGGATTAAGTGAGATCGGGAAAGTTCTCCCCGGGCAGTTCCTGAAATTTTCTCCCTTTGGCGTCACCATCAGTTACCCCTGGACCCCGCTCGACTATTGCAACCGGGGAGAGGACATTGATCCGTCCAGGGCAAGCGTGACGCTCCGACAGCTTCTCTGTTCAACAACTCAAGCACTGGCGGCGCCCCACAAAAAAATACTCCTGAAAATCGGGGGACTGGATTCCAGCTTGCTGTTGTCCTGTCTTTCGCACACACGGTCCGCAGATGATCTCTCCGCCATCACCATATACCAGGATTGCCCTATGGGGGATGAACGCCGCTTCGTTCGGGAAGCAACAGGGAAGGTCTCGATCCCTCTCCTGGAATATCCCGAAACCGCGTCCAGGCTCGATGAGGACCAACTTTCCGCGGCACCCCTGACAGCCCTTCCCCTTTACTATGCGCAACACGGCCAGTTTGAAAAGCGCCTGACCGAGATCATCGAAGAAGAAAATTTTGATGCGATTTTCACCGGACATGCCGGCGATGAAATTCTCTATGCCGCCGCCACAAGTTATGGCGCAATGGACTATCTCTATAACCGCCTGTTCCCGATAAAGCTGTTCAGCTTCATGATGGAGGCCGCCCGGATGCAAAACAGATCCGTCTGGAGCCTGTTTCCTGAAATTCTCCGCAGTCGCTTTAACAAGCAGCCCTGGAGTTTCTACGCACAGCATGGTCATGGGAAAAGCAGGCTTCTTGATCCGGACCTCCAGGACCAGATCAGGCCCGGGAAAGACACACACCCCTGGCTCACCCGGGAGGCATCCATTCCACCGGGGAAGTATTACCATCTCTTCCCCCTGACCAAGGGGCTTTACGCACTGGAGTTTATGGGGCATGCGGAAGATCCGCCTCCCGTCATCATGCCCTATCTTTCCCAGCCCTTTGTTGAATATTGCCTAAGCCTGCCAAGCTGGCGCCTGACCTCTGACGGCATGGACAGGGGATTGGCCCGCCTGGCCTTCAAAAACTTTGTTCCGGACAATATTCTGAAACGACGATCCAAATTCTCTTCCGCCTACTATCTTCGCACCCTGGTCGAATTGAATTTTGACTTTATTCGGGACACGCTGATGGATGGCCTGCTGGTGCAGAACAGGATCATCCATCGACAGTCCCTAGAGCAGCTTCTGTCGAAAGAGCAAGATACGGACACCCGGGATCAGGCCTGGCTTATAAATTTTCTGAACACCGAAATCTGGGCCAGAAAATGGGAAAATATGGGCCGCTTCCGTTGA